Proteins encoded by one window of Rhineura floridana isolate rRhiFlo1 chromosome 9, rRhiFlo1.hap2, whole genome shotgun sequence:
- the LOC133364079 gene encoding serine/arginine-rich splicing factor 3-like: MHRDSCPLDCKVYVGNLGNNSNKTELERAFGYYGPLRSVWVARNPPGFAFVEFEDPRDAADAVRELDGRTLCGCRVRVELSSGEKRSRNRGPPPSWGRRPRDDYRRRSPPPRRRSPRRRSFSRSRSRSLSRDRRRERSLSRERNHKPSRSFSRSRSRSRSNDRK; encoded by the coding sequence ATGCATCGTGATTCGTGTCCGCTGGACTGCAAGGTTTATGTAGGTAaccttgggaacaatagcaacaaaactgAATTGGAACGAGCATTTGGATACTATGGACCACTACGTAGTGTGTGGGTTGCTAGGAATCCCCCTGGTTTTGCTTTCGTTGAATTTGAAGACCCACGTGATGCTGCTGATGCAGTCAGAGAACTAGATGGGAGAACACTGTGCGGGTGTCGTGTCAGGGTGGAACTATCCAGTGGTGAAAAACGTAGCCGGAACCGTGGTCCACCTCCCTCATGGGGTAGACGTCCTCGAGATGACTATCGCAGGAGAAGTCCTCCGCCTCGTCGCAGATCTCCTCGAAGGAGAAGCTTCTCCCGCAGCCGCAGCAGGTCCCTTTCCAGAGATAGAAGGCGAGAGAGATCACTGTcaagggagagaaatcataagccCTCCCGTTCATTTTCCAGATCTCGTAGCCGCTCCAGGTCAAATGACAGGAAATAG